The proteins below come from a single Argentina anserina chromosome 1, drPotAnse1.1, whole genome shotgun sequence genomic window:
- the LOC126796998 gene encoding uncharacterized protein LOC126796998, translating into MEENRADNPHRKAGDVMSHSFGEGYATRCEDDGFGGVYGGNQTVAKADQEQLIHENHPSYDKTQGSEVKEKEKARHQIEPSGRAFN; encoded by the exons CCCACACAGGAAAGCTGG GGACGTGATGTCTCATTCGTTTGGGGAGGGGTACGCGACGCGGTGCGAGGATGATGGATTTGGAGGGGTGTATGGTGGAAACCAGACGGTTGCCAAAGCTGATCAAGAACAGCTCATCCATGAGAACCACCCCTCTTATGATAAGACTCAGGGAAGTGAGGttaaggagaaggagaaagcTCGACACCAGATCGAGCCTTCTGGCCGAGCCTTCAACTAG